GCCCGCCGCCGCGTCGCCCTCCGCGGTCCGCTGCTCGGCGCCGGTGACGATGGCGCGGGCGATGGGGTGCTCGGAGGCGTGCTCCAGCGCGCCGGCCAGCCGCAGCACCTCCGGCTCGGTGGCGCCCTCGGCGAGGTGGACCCCGGTCAGTGTCATCACACCGGTGGTGACCGTGCCGGTCTTGTCCAGGACGACGGTGTCCACCCGCCGGGTCGACTCCAGCACCTCGGGTCCCTTGAGCAGGATGCCGAGCTGGGCGCCGCGGCCGGTACCGACCATCAGCGCGGTCGGCGTGGCCAGTCCCAGCGCGCACGGGCAAGCGATGATCAGGACGGCGACGGCCGCGGTGAAGGCGGTCACCGCGCCCGCGCCGGTGGCGAGCCAGTAGCCGAGCGTGCCGAGGGCGAGCGCGATCACGACCGGGACGAAGACCGCGGAGATCCGGTCGGCCAGCCGCTGGGCCGCGGCCTTGCCGTTCTGGGCGTCCTCGACCAGCCGCGCCATCCGGGCGAGCTGGGTGTCCGCGCCGATCCGGGTGGCCTCGACGACCAGCCGGCCGCCCGCGTTGACGGTGGCGCCGGTGACGGTGTCGCCGGGGGAGACCTCGACCGGGACGGACTCGCCGGTGAGCATCGAGGCATCCACGGCGGAGGAGCCCTCCACCACCGTCCCGTCGGTGGCGATCTTCTCCCCGGGCCGTACGGTGAAACGGTCGCCGACCCTCAAGTCGGCCGTGGGGATGCGCACTTCACGGCCGTCGCGCAGCACGGCGACATCCTTGGCGCCCAGCTCCAGGAGCGCCCGCAGCGCCGCACCCGCCTTGCGCTTCGCGCGCGCCTCGAAGTAGCGGCCGGCCAGGATGAAGGTGGTGACCCCGGCCGCGGCCTCCAGATAGATGCTGCCGCTGCCGTCGGTGCGGGCGATGGTCAGCTCGAACGGGTGCGTCATCCCCGGCATGCCCGCGGTGCCGAAGAACAGCGCCCACACCGACCAGCCCAGTGCGGCGAGGGTGCCCATCGAGACGAGGGTGTCCATCGTGGCGCTGCCGTGCCGCAGATTCGTCCAGGCGGCCTGGTGGAACGGCCAGGCGCCGTACGCCACCACCGGCGCGGCCAGGGTCAGCGAAAGCCACTGCCAGTTGGTGAACTGGAGGGGCGGCACCATCGCCATCAGCACCACCGGGACGGACAGGGCGAGGGAGATCAGCAGACGCCGGCGGAGCGGGGCGGGCCCGTCGCCGTCGGCTTGGCCGTCCGTCCCGCCCCGGCCTTCGCCGCCGGTGGGTCCGGCGGCCTCCGGCGCCGCGGCGGGCGGCTCCGGGAGGACCGCGGTGTAGCCGGTCCGCTCCACGGTGGCGATCAGGTCGGCGGCCGCCACACCGCTGCCCGCCGCCACGGTCACCTTGGCCTTCTCGGTGGCGTAGTTGACGGTGGCGGTCACCCCCTCCATGCGATTGAGCTTCTTCTCGATACGGGCGGCGCACGAGGCGCACGTCATCCCGCCGATCTCCAATTCGACGCCGTGCTCTTCGACCGCGGTGGTCATGCCAGCTCCTCGGTGTGCTGCGGGTGCGCGTTACCCGAGTCAACCATATACCCCCCTAGGGTATTCCTCCGTGCGTCACCGTGTCCCTTCCGTTTGCCCGCCCTCCTCGTCGCCGTCCGCCGTGGCCCCCGCCGCACGGCTCACCCGTCCGCCCATCGCCCGCAGATACGCGGCCAGCTCCGGCGGTTCGTGGACGGTGAACTCGTACCCCAGCATGGCCAGCCGGAGCGCCAGCCACTCCAGCGAGTCGGCGGTGCTGTGCCAGCGGCAGGACGCCTCGCCGACCGCGACGACCTCGCCCGCCGCCGGGCCGCCCAGCCGGGCGGTCACCTCCGCGGCCGGTGCCCACACGGTCGCCACCGCCCGGTGGGACGCGCTCATCCCCTGCATCCGCTCCCGGACATAGGCGCCCGCGTCGGCGGCGGGCAGCTCGCGCGGCGGGGTCCGTACGCCGGTGGGGAACGGCTCGCTCAGCCGGTCCACCCGGAAGATCCGCCAGTCCTCGCGGTCGTTGTCGTACGCCACGAGATACCAGCGGCGCCCCGAGGCGACCAGGCGGTGCGGCTCCACCAGGCGCCTGC
This Streptomyces decoyicus DNA region includes the following protein-coding sequences:
- a CDS encoding heavy metal translocating P-type ATPase, coding for MTTAVEEHGVELEIGGMTCASCAARIEKKLNRMEGVTATVNYATEKAKVTVAAGSGVAAADLIATVERTGYTAVLPEPPAAAPEAAGPTGGEGRGGTDGQADGDGPAPLRRRLLISLALSVPVVLMAMVPPLQFTNWQWLSLTLAAPVVAYGAWPFHQAAWTNLRHGSATMDTLVSMGTLAALGWSVWALFFGTAGMPGMTHPFELTIARTDGSGSIYLEAAAGVTTFILAGRYFEARAKRKAGAALRALLELGAKDVAVLRDGREVRIPTADLRVGDRFTVRPGEKIATDGTVVEGSSAVDASMLTGESVPVEVSPGDTVTGATVNAGGRLVVEATRIGADTQLARMARLVEDAQNGKAAAQRLADRISAVFVPVVIALALGTLGYWLATGAGAVTAFTAAVAVLIIACPCALGLATPTALMVGTGRGAQLGILLKGPEVLESTRRVDTVVLDKTGTVTTGVMTLTGVHLAEGATEPEVLRLAGALEHASEHPIARAIVTGAEQRTAEGDAAAGALPAPEDFTNVPGLGVRGVVEGHAVLVGREQLLHQWSQFLTPELAAAKAAAEAEGRTAVTVGWDGAARAVLVVSDAVKPTSAEAVRRLRDLGLTPVLLTGDNEAVAAAVAAEVGIDEVIAEVLPEDKVAVVERLQSEGRSVAMVGDGVNDAAALARADLGLAMGTGTDAAIEAGDLTLVRGDLRAAADAIRLARATLGTIRTNLFWAFGYNVAALPLAAAGLLNPMIAGAAMAFSSVFVVGNSLRLRRFRALSG
- a CDS encoding helix-turn-helix transcriptional regulator, yielding MSETSARLLNLLSLLQTPREWPGSELAGRLGVTSRTIRRDIERLRELGYPVHATMGAEGGYRLAAGTAMPPLVLDDEEAVAIAVGLRSAAGHTIEGIEEASVRALAKLEQVLPARLRRRVGTLGTATVPMPAGGGPTVDPEHLTVLAAAITNHERLRFRYRAGAGRHSRRLVEPHRLVASGRRWYLVAYDNDREDWRIFRVDRLSEPFPTGVRTPPRELPAADAGAYVRERMQGMSASHRAVATVWAPAAEVTARLGGPAAGEVVAVGEASCRWHSTADSLEWLALRLAMLGYEFTVHEPPELAAYLRAMGGRVSRAAGATADGDEEGGQTEGTR